In the genome of Spodoptera frugiperda isolate SF20-4 chromosome 22, AGI-APGP_CSIRO_Sfru_2.0, whole genome shotgun sequence, one region contains:
- the LOC126912071 gene encoding uncharacterized protein LOC126912071, giving the protein MRVGGRLDNSDFLYNKKHPCLLQSTHQFTKLLFYFEHKRLMHAGPQLLLASIRESYWPIGGRNLAKACYHKCVLCRRMKGKVVAPIMGNLPQERLRPGYPFESTGVDYAGPILCASRQGRGCRLVKVYIAIFICFTTKAIHLELVGDLTSKSYLLALHRFIARRGKPVDIFSDNGTSFVGAYNELSKFLKSNSSSLSEDAAKDGIRFHFIPAYTPHFGGLWEAGVKSTKYHLNRVLGNCNLTFEELYTALTKIEAVLNSRPLTPLSSDPADYSPLTPGHFLVGRPLTSLKQPDFSDYSANRLSRFQRIEQLRQHFWHRWSKEYIAELQLRAKWRSSKDALRVNTLVVIKEDNLPPLKWSLGRIVAVYPGKDGIARVADIKTSTGVVRRAFNRICPLPVSSD; this is encoded by the coding sequence atgCGAGTAGGAGGACGTCTCGAtaattcagattttttatataataaaaaacatcctTGTTTATTACAGTCCACTCAtcaatttactaaattattattttattttgagcaTAAAAGGCTTATGCACGCTGGCCCACAATTATTATTAGCATCGATTAGGGAATCTTATTGGCCGATAGGGGGCCGCAACTTGGCGAAGGCTTGTTATCATAAGTGCGTTCTGTGTCGGCGCATGAAGGGTAAGGTGGTCGCACCTATTATGGGTAACTTACCGCAAGAACGGCTTCGTCCAGGTTATCCCTTCGAGAGTACGGGCGTTGATTATGCCGGCCCTATCTTGTGTGCCAGTCGTCAAGGCCGTGGATGCAGGCTGGTAAAGGTGTACATTGCCATTTTTATATGTTTCACTACTAAAGCCATTCATTTGGAACTTGTTGGCGACTTAACTAGTAAAAGTTACTTACTGGCTTTGCATCGATTTATTGCTCGTAGAGGAAAACCCGTTGATATCTTTTCCGACAACGGTACCTCATTTGTCGGTGCATACAACGAACTATCTAAGTTTTTAAAATCGAATAGTTCGTCATTGAGTGAGGATGCAGCGAAAGATGGAATCAGATTCCATTTTATACCCGCGTATACCCCACATTTCGGAGGACTCTGGGAGGCAGGTGTAAAGTCAACAAAGTACCACCTTAATCGAGTGTTGGGAAATTGTAATTTGACATTTGAAGAGCTTTACACCGCATTAACTAAAATTGAAGCCGTCCTGAATTCTCGTCCACTGACGCCGCTATCTTCCGATCCTGCCGATTACAGTCCGCTCACGCCAGGACATTTTCTTGTTGGGCGACCTCTCACTTCCTTAAAGCAACCTGACTTCAGCGATTACTCTGCCAACCGCCTATCTCGCTTTCAACGCATTGAGCAGCTGCGTCAGCATTTCTGGCATAGATGGAGCAAAGAGTACATTGCAGAATTACAGCTGCGGGCCAAGTGGCGTTCCTCGAAGGATGCATTACGGGTGAACACATTGGTCGTGATAAAGGAAGATAACCTTCCTCCTTTGAAGTGGAGCTTGGGACGGATTGTGGCTGTCTACCCAGGGAAGGATGGCATCGCTCGAGTAGCTGACATAAAGACCTCCACCGGAGTTGTTCGACGCGCATTTAACAGGATCTGCCCGCTGCCGGTGTCTTCGGATTAA